The Peribacillus simplex genome contains a region encoding:
- a CDS encoding VOC family protein, translating into MKNKIQKITTNLWFDTNAEEAAMFYTSIFENSKIGRITRYGNEGNQIHGKPEGSVMTLEFELEGQAFVALNGGPQFKFTEAISFIINCEDQEDVDFYWEKLSEGGDEKAQVCGWLKDRFGVSWQIVPAELTEMVNDSNPEKSERVMKALLQMKKIDIKTLKQAYIG; encoded by the coding sequence TTGAAAAACAAAATTCAAAAAATCACTACCAACTTGTGGTTCGATACTAATGCTGAAGAGGCGGCAATGTTCTACACTTCCATCTTCGAAAATTCTAAAATCGGTAGAATCACTCGTTATGGAAATGAAGGAAATCAAATCCACGGGAAGCCAGAGGGATCAGTGATGACACTGGAATTTGAATTGGAAGGACAAGCATTCGTAGCATTGAATGGCGGTCCTCAATTCAAATTCACAGAGGCCATATCATTTATCATCAATTGCGAGGATCAAGAAGATGTGGATTTTTATTGGGAAAAACTTTCCGAAGGCGGAGACGAAAAAGCGCAAGTGTGCGGTTGGCTGAAAGATCGATTTGGCGTTTCATGGCAAATTGTTCCTGCGGAACTAACCGAGATGGTAAACGACTCCAATCCTGAAAAATCAGAAAGGGTTATGAAAGCGTTGCTCCAAATGAAGAAAATTGACATAAAAACTTTAAAGCAGGCGTATATAGGATAA
- a CDS encoding VOC family protein — MSIDAYLNFNGNCREAVEFYADVFGTEQPNIMTFGETPANPEFPLPEEAKDLVMHTRLKINGSNVMFSDTFPGMPFVEGNNISLAYVGNDVEEIKSIFNKLSVGGTVGLELQETFWSKIYGQLTDKFGIKWQFNFES; from the coding sequence ATGTCAATTGATGCATATCTTAATTTTAATGGGAATTGTCGAGAAGCAGTAGAGTTCTACGCAGATGTTTTTGGAACCGAACAACCAAATATCATGACCTTTGGGGAAACACCTGCTAATCCGGAATTTCCCCTTCCAGAAGAAGCGAAAGATTTAGTCATGCATACAAGGCTGAAGATTAATGGAAGCAATGTCATGTTTTCCGATACTTTTCCTGGTATGCCCTTTGTTGAAGGCAACAATATCAGCCTGGCATATGTTGGTAATGACGTGGAAGAAATCAAATCGATTTTTAACAAACTAAGTGTGGGCGGCACGGTTGGTCTTGAGCTCCAAGAAACATTCTGGAGTAAAATTTACGGTCAGTTAACCGATAAATTCGGAATCAAATGGCAATTTAACTTCGAGAGCTGA
- a CDS encoding DinB family protein, with protein sequence MVVLSKEGLLNILEGNRRLTMRVVEAFPEEELFHYTPAGKLRPFAEMVKEILNIETGYMRGIALSVWEYPDSFAGISTKEELVSACEAVRDDTRKLWEEMTEGTLAVVEKDPFFGPSQSHFDRLQYALENEIHHRGQGYIYLRTLGIEPPEFFVR encoded by the coding sequence ATGGTGGTTCTATCGAAAGAGGGTTTGTTAAATATATTGGAAGGCAACAGGAGATTAACGATGCGGGTGGTTGAAGCCTTTCCTGAAGAGGAATTATTTCACTATACCCCGGCCGGGAAGCTTCGCCCTTTCGCAGAGATGGTTAAAGAAATCCTGAACATTGAGACTGGATATATGCGTGGCATTGCACTTAGTGTTTGGGAGTATCCAGATTCGTTTGCTGGAATTTCCACCAAAGAGGAACTAGTTTCAGCTTGCGAAGCAGTAAGGGATGATACTAGGAAACTGTGGGAGGAAATGACCGAGGGAACGCTCGCAGTTGTGGAAAAGGATCCCTTTTTCGGTCCCTCACAAAGCCACTTTGATAGGCTTCAATACGCCTTGGAAAATGAGATCCATCATAGGGGACAAGGCTATATCTATCTTAGAACACTCGGAATTGAACCACCGGAGTTTTTCGTCAGGTAA
- a CDS encoding VOC family protein: MINKIGQIMLYVNNQDESLKFWTEKFGFSVISEEDNGQGLRWIEIAPTKEAQTSIILHNKEFIAKMQPELNLNTPSLMFYSDNLDELYKDFSEKNIKVGELVNMPSGRVFNFADNEDNYFAVMEKK, from the coding sequence ATGATTAATAAAATCGGTCAAATCATGTTATATGTAAATAACCAAGATGAATCATTGAAATTTTGGACGGAAAAATTCGGTTTTAGTGTAATTTCTGAAGAAGATAATGGCCAAGGGCTAAGATGGATTGAAATAGCCCCAACTAAGGAAGCACAAACGAGTATCATCCTGCATAATAAGGAATTCATTGCTAAAATGCAGCCGGAATTAAATCTTAATACACCTTCGTTAATGTTTTACTCGGATAATCTTGATGAATTATATAAAGATTTTTCGGAAAAGAATATCAAAGTTGGGGAACTTGTGAATATGCCATCTGGAAGAGTCTTCAATTTTGCTGATAATGAAGATAATTACTTTGCGGTCATGGAAAAGAAGTAA
- a CDS encoding 2Fe-2S iron-sulfur cluster-binding protein: protein MPYVTVFDQGTFEVENGKKLVLALEDNGINILHRCGGKAKCTTCRVEILAGDFLEVTHKEKKVFEEKGMEDHLRLSCQIYVNGDITVRPIKTVENSGVPAGPRPAD, encoded by the coding sequence ATGCCTTACGTAACAGTATTTGACCAAGGAACGTTTGAAGTGGAAAATGGAAAAAAGCTAGTATTAGCATTGGAAGATAACGGTATTAATATTCTCCACCGCTGCGGCGGGAAGGCTAAATGTACAACTTGCAGAGTGGAAATATTGGCAGGTGATTTTTTGGAGGTCACACATAAAGAAAAAAAGGTCTTTGAGGAAAAAGGAATGGAAGATCATTTGCGTCTATCTTGTCAAATTTACGTGAATGGAGACATAACCGTTCGGCCGATCAAGACGGTTGAGAACTCTGGAGTTCCTGCTGGGCCAAGGCCTGCGGACTAA
- the cdaS gene encoding sporulation-specific diadenylate cyclase CdaS, translated as MPVTNGNCDFSPMKQMLKEEISQVISALQDNLEAMGNENYCLLGNFEKIKDKFVYIDMKAATFYLNCYLSPFTDKYPELSICVQNLSNLRHGGLIVIQRGDPLDSLIQPGISIGAELTHSLLESIFFPGNPLHDGAVLVSQNQIVSAANVLPLSERSTGGKKLGTRHRSALGLSERSDALVLVVSEETGRVSFAFNGNLYPINAHGPI; from the coding sequence ATGCCTGTGACTAATGGCAATTGTGATTTTTCACCAATGAAACAAATGTTAAAAGAGGAAATTAGCCAAGTCATATCGGCATTACAGGATAACTTAGAAGCAATGGGTAATGAAAATTATTGTCTCCTTGGAAATTTCGAGAAAATAAAGGATAAATTTGTATACATCGATATGAAAGCAGCAACCTTTTATTTGAACTGTTATTTGTCACCGTTTACGGACAAATATCCCGAATTATCAATTTGCGTACAAAATTTGTCGAACTTGAGACATGGCGGGTTGATTGTGATTCAACGGGGAGATCCTCTTGATTCTTTGATCCAACCAGGTATTTCAATAGGAGCGGAGTTAACCCATTCTTTATTGGAATCAATTTTTTTCCCTGGAAATCCACTACATGATGGTGCTGTATTGGTTAGTCAAAATCAAATTGTTTCTGCAGCAAATGTCCTTCCGCTTTCCGAAAGATCAACAGGGGGAAAAAAACTTGGAACTCGCCATCGCTCTGCTTTAGGTTTATCTGAACGAAGTGACGCCCTTGTATTGGTCGTATCAGAGGAAACAGGAAGAGTTTCATTTGCATTTAATGGGAATCTGTACCCAATTAATGCTCATGGGCCTATATAG
- the map gene encoding type I methionyl aminopeptidase, protein MITIKSEREINLMHEAGKLLAATHREIAKMIKPGITTWEIEEFVDKYLAEHGATPEQKGYNGYKYATCASVNDVICHGFPQKKALKEGDIVTIDMVVNLNGGLADSAWTYAVGEVSDEAQRLMDVTKNALYRGIEVARAGNRLGDIGHAIQSYAEGEKFSVVRDFTGHGIGKTMHEDPTVLHYGKPGKGARLKEGMVITIEPMLNAGTWHMKMDQDGWTARTADGKLSAQYEHTLVITKEDPIILTEQ, encoded by the coding sequence ATGATAACCATTAAAAGTGAACGAGAAATAAATTTGATGCATGAAGCGGGCAAACTTCTTGCTGCGACGCATAGAGAAATCGCCAAAATGATAAAACCGGGCATCACGACTTGGGAAATCGAAGAGTTTGTCGATAAGTACTTGGCAGAGCATGGTGCTACACCTGAACAAAAGGGCTATAACGGCTACAAATATGCAACGTGTGCATCAGTGAATGATGTAATCTGCCACGGCTTTCCGCAAAAGAAAGCCTTAAAAGAGGGTGACATCGTTACGATTGATATGGTGGTGAACCTTAACGGAGGTTTGGCGGATTCAGCTTGGACATATGCAGTCGGTGAAGTTTCCGATGAAGCTCAGCGTTTAATGGATGTAACCAAGAATGCTTTATATAGAGGCATCGAAGTTGCACGGGCAGGAAATCGTCTTGGGGACATCGGGCATGCAATCCAGTCATATGCAGAAGGTGAGAAGTTTTCTGTTGTCCGCGATTTTACAGGACACGGAATCGGTAAAACCATGCATGAGGACCCAACCGTCCTACATTATGGTAAGCCAGGTAAAGGTGCCCGTCTAAAAGAGGGTATGGTCATCACGATCGAGCCAATGTTGAATGCGGGAACATGGCACATGAAAATGGACCAAGACGGTTGGACGGCGAGAACGGCAGATGGAAAACTTTCCGCCCAATATGAACATACCCTCGTCATTACAAAAGAAGATCCAATCATTTTAACGGAACAGTAA
- a CDS encoding helix-turn-helix transcriptional regulator: MKKGEKLSATVETVGLSQREFLTIFLLHSLRIKANYPRAIHQDLKNTFTGKVHSYDYLCKISNTLVESNHLSLYTNKGRNYYQITEKGKELYIWYQENFLERFSEVKKVIDRFMFDLRGSGENPPVLNELPEEYRSYFSKIISVKDLVRYVTLKAAFTKKPIYMGEIGDLLKNQFGWIASNGYLYDLSHEMEENGLLVGRWESEKRTKRYLRITDEGQHHYKQIADSAAFQVQEIQKYMASVVMFLKEKS, from the coding sequence GTGAAGAAAGGGGAGAAACTGTCTGCAACGGTTGAAACGGTTGGGTTGAGCCAGCGGGAATTTTTAACGATTTTTTTACTACACTCTTTGAGAATAAAAGCGAATTATCCAAGGGCGATTCATCAGGACCTAAAAAATACGTTCACTGGAAAAGTGCATAGCTATGACTATCTATGTAAAATATCCAATACGCTAGTCGAATCCAACCATTTATCATTATATACGAATAAGGGAAGAAATTATTATCAAATTACTGAAAAAGGCAAAGAGCTTTACATATGGTACCAAGAAAATTTCCTGGAACGGTTTTCCGAAGTGAAAAAGGTCATTGATCGCTTCATGTTCGATTTAAGGGGTTCTGGTGAAAACCCACCGGTTCTTAATGAGCTTCCTGAAGAATACAGGTCGTATTTCTCGAAAATAATATCGGTGAAAGACCTTGTCCGTTATGTAACTTTAAAAGCCGCTTTCACTAAGAAGCCCATTTACATGGGGGAAATTGGAGATCTGCTTAAAAATCAGTTCGGTTGGATCGCTTCAAACGGCTATTTATACGATTTATCTCATGAAATGGAAGAGAACGGCCTTCTTGTCGGCAGGTGGGAAAGTGAAAAACGAACTAAACGATATTTACGAATCACCGATGAAGGACAGCATCATTACAAACAGATTGCGGATTCTGCCGCCTTTCAAGTCCAGGAAATCCAAAAATACATGGCCAGTGTCGTTATGTTCTTAAAAGAAAAGAGCTAA
- a CDS encoding GTPase family protein, whose amino-acid sequence MVEKHDEMGSIFSFIKGQVDKLPISQSKKNKMLDQLLKLKTMTVDAREPRIALVGRRGSGKSSLINAMFGQERQYVSSVKSGTGKGKWLWYPSDAEPKIRLLDSRGLGESEAPTEEFEAETPMDELIKAVTEEQPDVFLFLIKAKETDSRIEEDLKELNKLRKIVKENHHYDVPVICVVTQVDELDPPHYKQAPFDANPKKKQNIDEAIALMSKRFKENDIPLLNIIPTCSYIDFDESGNIEYDMRWNIDLLSDYLIEALPSEAKLKTAKAMQSQFVKKKFARTIVGTFTAIAGIIGAEPIPFADFPILTGIQGLMIVVIGFIADKEINTKTASEFIAALGINVGIGLLVREGVRAAVRFIPGAGLAVSGAVAGAVTYGIGQAAIAYFLENKDIDQAKEAYKNANKEYKNEDIDS is encoded by the coding sequence ATGGTGGAAAAACACGATGAAATGGGAAGCATATTCAGTTTCATTAAAGGCCAGGTAGATAAGCTGCCCATTTCACAATCGAAAAAGAACAAAATGCTGGACCAGCTCTTAAAGCTTAAAACGATGACAGTTGATGCAAGGGAACCGAGGATTGCTCTTGTCGGAAGGCGAGGGTCCGGAAAATCATCACTGATCAATGCGATGTTTGGTCAGGAACGGCAATATGTCAGTTCCGTTAAATCTGGAACGGGTAAGGGAAAATGGCTTTGGTACCCGAGTGATGCCGAGCCCAAAATCCGTTTGCTGGACTCCCGGGGGCTGGGAGAGAGCGAAGCACCCACGGAAGAGTTTGAAGCAGAAACACCAATGGATGAATTGATAAAAGCGGTAACCGAGGAACAGCCAGATGTGTTTCTTTTCTTGATTAAAGCAAAAGAAACTGATTCACGGATTGAAGAAGATTTAAAAGAATTGAATAAGCTGCGCAAAATCGTTAAAGAGAATCACCATTATGATGTACCCGTCATCTGTGTGGTCACACAAGTGGATGAATTGGATCCCCCACATTATAAACAAGCACCTTTTGATGCCAATCCTAAGAAAAAACAAAATATTGATGAAGCCATCGCTTTGATGTCAAAACGATTTAAAGAGAATGATATACCACTATTGAACATCATTCCTACTTGTTCGTATATTGATTTTGATGAAAGCGGAAATATTGAATACGATATGCGATGGAACATAGATTTGCTTTCTGATTACTTGATCGAGGCCTTACCCAGTGAAGCGAAGCTGAAGACCGCCAAAGCGATGCAGAGCCAATTCGTTAAGAAGAAATTCGCGCGGACGATAGTGGGAACGTTTACGGCAATAGCCGGTATAATCGGTGCGGAGCCAATACCTTTCGCCGATTTTCCCATTTTGACCGGCATTCAAGGTTTGATGATTGTGGTGATTGGATTTATCGCGGATAAAGAAATCAATACAAAAACGGCAAGTGAATTCATTGCGGCATTAGGGATCAATGTTGGAATCGGTCTCCTTGTCAGGGAAGGTGTCAGGGCTGCAGTCCGTTTCATCCCAGGAGCTGGTCTAGCCGTTTCCGGTGCGGTAGCGGGCGCGGTCACATATGGAATCGGGCAAGCGGCGATAGCTTACTTTCTCGAAAACAAAGATATTGATCAGGCGAAGGAAGCTTACAAGAACGCGAACAAAGAATATAAAAATGAAGACATTGACTCTTAA
- a CDS encoding acyl-CoA dehydrogenase family protein, with protein sequence MSFFQSQKQKEYIQKLEEAIQSFTGRSEALDDSKGFPFENIQELKEFGYPQLTLAKEDGGYGGSLYDFLLCQEKIAQYCGPTALGIGWHVGTVLSLTEKRPWEKGVMNELFDEVSKGALINTAASEAGTGSPTRGGRPETIAIKKGQQWNLNGRKTFTTLSPVLDIFLVTAWVPEDERLGTFLIHRDVMGVSIEETWDMISMQGTGSHDLVLNDVSLPEKYYVMKSTSGEKRKPEAWLLHIPACYLGIAVAARNYAVEFAKTYSPNSLPGPIRDLPNVQRTIGEMELELGEAHHFLYSVAEKWVRHPENHDELSKQLGAVKLSVVNKSISIVDKAMRVVGAKSLQRNNPLQRYYRDVRAGLHNPPMDDATITMLAKSALY encoded by the coding sequence ATGTCGTTTTTTCAATCACAGAAGCAAAAAGAATATATTCAAAAATTAGAGGAAGCGATTCAGTCCTTTACCGGCCGATCTGAAGCGCTTGATGATTCAAAGGGATTTCCTTTTGAAAACATTCAGGAATTAAAGGAATTCGGATACCCCCAATTAACTTTAGCAAAAGAGGATGGAGGATATGGCGGTTCCTTATATGATTTTCTCCTATGCCAAGAAAAAATAGCTCAATATTGCGGCCCAACAGCCTTAGGAATAGGCTGGCATGTCGGAACGGTCCTATCCTTAACGGAGAAGAGACCATGGGAAAAAGGAGTCATGAATGAATTGTTCGATGAAGTGTCGAAAGGCGCACTCATCAACACGGCAGCATCTGAGGCTGGCACGGGAAGCCCGACGCGCGGAGGCCGACCGGAAACGATCGCTATCAAAAAAGGTCAACAATGGAATTTGAATGGCAGAAAGACCTTCACTACACTATCTCCCGTCCTTGATATTTTTCTAGTAACGGCATGGGTTCCCGAGGATGAGCGGCTAGGCACATTTTTAATTCACCGTGATGTAATGGGGGTAAGTATAGAAGAAACTTGGGATATGATTTCCATGCAGGGGACAGGAAGTCATGATCTGGTGTTAAATGACGTCAGCCTGCCTGAAAAGTATTATGTCATGAAAAGCACTTCTGGAGAAAAAAGAAAACCTGAAGCGTGGCTATTACATATACCGGCTTGCTACTTGGGAATCGCAGTGGCTGCCAGAAATTACGCAGTCGAATTTGCGAAAACCTATTCTCCCAATAGCTTACCAGGACCAATCAGGGACCTTCCGAATGTTCAACGGACAATTGGGGAGATGGAACTGGAATTGGGCGAAGCACACCATTTCCTCTACTCTGTCGCAGAAAAATGGGTCCGGCACCCTGAAAATCATGATGAATTATCGAAGCAATTGGGTGCTGTTAAGTTATCGGTCGTCAACAAATCGATTTCCATCGTCGATAAAGCGATGAGGGTCGTCGGAGCCAAAAGCTTACAACGAAATAATCCCCTGCAACGTTACTATAGGGATGTACGCGCAGGGCTTCATAATCCTCCGATGGATGATGCGACAATCACCATGCTCGCAAAGTCAGCTCTTTATTAA
- the copZ gene encoding copper chaperone CopZ, translating to MKKVILTVKGMSCGHCINSIEGNVRKMYGVHFVKVHLDEEKVDVSFDSKAVSLKEITDMIEDQGYGVELKKLPKDQSCH from the coding sequence ATGAAGAAAGTAATATTAACAGTGAAAGGAATGTCATGTGGGCATTGTATTAATTCAATTGAAGGGAACGTAAGAAAAATGTATGGAGTTCATTTTGTAAAGGTTCACTTAGATGAAGAAAAAGTAGATGTATCATTTGATTCGAAAGCAGTTTCTTTAAAGGAGATTACTGACATGATAGAGGACCAAGGTTATGGAGTGGAGCTAAAGAAATTACCTAAAGATCAAAGTTGTCACTAA
- a CDS encoding heavy metal translocating P-type ATPase, whose product MSDKKEITLQIAGMTCAACAMRIEKGLKKIDGVEDASVNFALEKSKLTFDPSKSSVNQLKDKVESLGYKVVSEKAEFDISGMTCAACANRIEKRLNKVDGVQNATVNFALESALVEYNPDEVSVPDMKDAIKKLGYHLEQKQETTGEKVDHRQKEIEKQTGKFIFSSILSIPLLWAMVSHFEFTSFIWLPEMFMNPWVQLALATPVQFFVGGQFYVGAFKALRNKSANMDVLVALGTSAAYFYSVYLSIMSIGSEAHMVELYFETSAVLITLIILGKLFEAKAKGRSSEAIKKLMGLQAKTATVLRDGQEMNLSIEEVIAGDIVYVKPGEKVPVDGEIFEGRSALDESMITGESIPVDKTVGDLVIGSTINKNGFLKVKATKVGKDTALAQIIKVVEEAQGSKAPIQRLADVISGIFVPIVVGIAIITFLVWYFAVSPGEFAVALEKLIAVLVIACPCALGLATPTSIMAGSGRAAEYGILFKGGEHLETTHRVNTVILDKTGTVTNGKPTLTDVILSNGIEEKEFFKLVGAAERNSEHPLAEAIVEGIKEKGIELGNSEHFEAIPGFGIESTIENKSLLIGTRRLMAKNRINIQDILPQMENLEKQGKTAMLVAIDNQFAGVIAVADTIKETSQKAIERLKEMDLEVVMITGDNKQTAQAIANEVGIDHVIAEVLPEGKAEEVKKLQKAGKIVAMVGDGINDAPALATADIGMAIGTGTDVAMEAADITLIRGDLNSIADAIFMSKMTIRNIKQNLFWAFAYNAIGVPIAALGFLAPWLAGVAMAFSSVSVVLNALRLQRIKLKG is encoded by the coding sequence ATGAGCGATAAAAAAGAAATAACACTTCAAATAGCTGGCATGACGTGTGCAGCCTGTGCAATGAGAATAGAAAAAGGTCTCAAAAAAATAGATGGAGTAGAAGATGCAAGCGTAAATTTTGCGTTAGAAAAATCAAAATTAACGTTTGATCCATCCAAATCAAGTGTTAACCAACTTAAAGATAAAGTTGAATCCTTAGGGTATAAAGTGGTTAGTGAAAAAGCGGAATTTGATATATCTGGTATGACATGCGCTGCATGTGCTAACAGGATTGAAAAACGTTTAAACAAGGTAGATGGAGTACAAAACGCAACTGTAAACTTCGCCTTAGAATCAGCCCTTGTAGAATATAATCCTGACGAAGTTTCGGTCCCTGATATGAAGGATGCCATTAAGAAATTGGGTTATCATTTAGAACAAAAGCAAGAAACTACAGGCGAAAAGGTTGATCATAGACAGAAGGAAATTGAGAAACAAACAGGAAAATTCATATTCTCTTCTATTTTGTCCATCCCTTTACTTTGGGCGATGGTCAGTCATTTTGAATTTACATCTTTTATTTGGCTACCAGAGATGTTCATGAATCCATGGGTCCAACTCGCGCTTGCGACTCCTGTTCAATTTTTTGTTGGAGGCCAGTTTTACGTAGGCGCCTTTAAAGCATTAAGGAATAAAAGTGCAAACATGGATGTTTTAGTTGCACTTGGAACCTCTGCAGCCTATTTCTATAGTGTTTACTTAAGCATTATGTCAATAGGGTCCGAAGCACACATGGTTGAATTATATTTTGAAACAAGTGCTGTGTTAATTACACTTATAATACTAGGTAAGTTATTTGAAGCAAAAGCAAAAGGGCGTTCATCGGAGGCCATAAAAAAACTTATGGGTCTGCAAGCCAAAACAGCCACAGTTTTAAGAGACGGTCAAGAAATGAATTTATCTATCGAAGAGGTAATAGCTGGAGATATCGTTTATGTTAAACCAGGTGAAAAGGTACCTGTAGACGGAGAAATATTTGAAGGGAGATCTGCCCTAGATGAGTCAATGATTACAGGTGAAAGTATTCCTGTTGATAAAACAGTAGGAGATTTAGTAATTGGCTCAACAATTAACAAAAACGGGTTTCTGAAGGTTAAGGCAACAAAGGTAGGAAAGGATACCGCCTTAGCTCAAATTATCAAAGTAGTCGAAGAAGCACAAGGATCCAAAGCTCCTATTCAACGCTTAGCCGATGTCATCTCAGGAATATTTGTCCCTATTGTAGTGGGGATAGCAATTATTACGTTTCTTGTGTGGTACTTTGCTGTAAGTCCGGGAGAGTTTGCAGTAGCTCTTGAAAAGTTAATTGCCGTATTAGTTATCGCATGTCCATGTGCTCTAGGTCTAGCTACTCCGACTTCCATTATGGCTGGATCAGGTCGCGCAGCTGAATATGGGATTTTGTTTAAAGGCGGGGAGCATCTTGAAACGACTCATCGAGTGAATACAGTGATTCTTGATAAAACGGGAACTGTAACAAATGGAAAACCAACACTTACTGATGTTATTCTCTCAAATGGGATTGAAGAAAAGGAATTTTTTAAGCTAGTCGGAGCTGCAGAAAGAAATTCTGAACATCCGTTAGCTGAGGCAATTGTTGAGGGCATAAAAGAAAAAGGGATTGAACTAGGCAACTCTGAACATTTTGAAGCGATTCCTGGCTTTGGAATTGAATCTACAATTGAAAACAAATCCTTATTAATTGGAACACGCCGTTTAATGGCTAAAAACAGGATTAATATTCAAGACATATTACCGCAAATGGAAAACTTAGAGAAACAAGGCAAGACTGCAATGCTAGTAGCCATTGATAATCAATTCGCTGGAGTGATTGCTGTCGCAGATACAATTAAAGAAACCTCTCAGAAAGCAATTGAAAGGTTAAAAGAGATGGATCTGGAAGTCGTCATGATTACAGGTGATAACAAGCAGACAGCTCAAGCAATTGCAAATGAGGTCGGAATTGACCATGTTATAGCAGAAGTCCTGCCTGAAGGTAAGGCAGAGGAAGTTAAAAAGCTTCAAAAAGCTGGAAAGATAGTGGCAATGGTCGGTGATGGAATTAACGATGCTCCAGCGTTAGCTACTGCTGATATTGGCATGGCCATCGGTACGGGTACGGATGTAGCAATGGAAGCTGCTGATATCACCTTAATCAGAGGAGACCTAAATAGTATTGCCGATGCCATCTTTATGAGTAAAATGACGATTCGAAATATCAAGCAAAATTTATTTTGGGCCTTTGCTTATAATGCTATAGGAGTTCCAATTGCAGCACTAGGATTTCTGGCACCGTGGCTTGCAGGAGTAGCCATGGCATTTAGTTCAGTTTCAGTTGTTTTAAACGCACTCAGATTACAAAGGATTAAGTTAAAAGGATAA
- a CDS encoding (2Fe-2S) ferredoxin domain-containing protein — MNLDGVSRHLLICNGKTCTKNGAEEVTETIRGELKNLELQKEIHTTKTLCNGQCKHGPIAVLYPQGTWYKEMNKTKSEELIRRLKENDNVHIGSELYYHDGKTFRNHESNEL, encoded by the coding sequence ATGAACTTAGATGGGGTTAGCAGGCATCTATTAATTTGCAACGGGAAAACATGCACGAAAAATGGAGCAGAAGAAGTAACAGAGACCATTAGGGGAGAATTGAAAAACTTAGAGCTGCAAAAGGAGATTCACACAACAAAAACATTATGTAACGGCCAATGCAAGCATGGTCCAATCGCTGTTCTATATCCACAAGGAACCTGGTATAAAGAAATGAATAAAACAAAAAGTGAAGAACTTATTCGACGATTGAAAGAAAATGACAATGTTCATATAGGTTCTGAACTTTATTACCATGATGGGAAAACATTCAGGAACCATGAGAGTAATGAACTGTAA